A window from Aeromonas rivipollensis encodes these proteins:
- a CDS encoding YbfA family protein: MFHPFSLTQIILRRIFVLMVGLLAFPVMLFRRDRARFYSYLHRIWNKTSTKPVWLKMSERGERIFY, encoded by the coding sequence ATGTTTCATCCCTTCTCCCTGACTCAGATAATCCTTCGCCGCATCTTCGTACTGATGGTGGGTCTGCTTGCCTTCCCGGTGATGCTGTTTCGCCGGGATCGCGCCCGCTTCTACAGCTACCTGCACCGGATCTGGAACAAGACCAGCACCAAGCCGGTGTGGCTCAAGATGAGCGAACGCGGGGAGCGGATCTTCTACTGA
- a CDS encoding response regulator, protein MNLYRSLILLCLLFIQPALALTLHSRHDPEIVPPRWSKAEQGWLRQARQLRVGLLAEDYRPFSMIVSRHRFEGISADYLGILAHLLQKPLSLHRFADKESALLALRRGEIDLVNLGNLTLADTEASGIRLSRPYFSSALVFSTPKPYQGPLLTPGQRVAAVAGQIDPQRFRLYYPTLTLVTHPSNMEAFDAVFFGRQEILLSDAHAMHYLNSERFDHLRLRGEAQPSLAPADFRFALSARVPALLGLINRGLEAIDDGTRNAIFSQWNGPIRDMNDSASERYDAAERAWIRQSPPIRVWLMDNLYPYGALDHDGQLTGMTVDMLAKVSKRTGLSFEFIRFDSDRQRDKAIRSGRLDLIGAISRPVAERYGLRPSVPYATDDIYVILTHQGEESIDSLQSLAGKRLGITRYNPLADQLEDSRLTIMESAEEAMQAVEGGRLDAAIVPLYFARHALDNDPRTRLRIAGPADDEPIRMGFASQPGNEMLMNILDKTLLAIPPNELAMVSYEWRNRKLPVPGFIERHAHAFYLLFAVLFALALVLLYRNLMLKRLARAEQASRQQLEAHVRFIKALGESQPHPIVVRDKSGKVLLCNSKYLAQLGARPEEVMGHPFVQGLEGLIDSQSIAALEQDFAKVLQHGQPIFVDRIFNREGSQTHIYHWMVPYFDGEGVISGVIDGWIDITDRKQLEEALRQAKLQADSASRAKSDFLATMSHEIRTPMNAILGMLELATEDPALSRHSAELLRIAADSAHGLLDLLGDTLDISSIEAGQMTLTPTPCELTPLLLSVTRVFGGMAGQKGVAYRVELPGAPLPTVLIDSLRLRQILFNLIGNAIKFTEQGEVSISAALTGDTLQAPVLHLVIADTGVGIPADKLPQLFTPFYRAHSPQQYPGSGLGLNLARILCQMMGGEIGIDSETGRGTRLEIRLPLTLATPALPQVTATLLPPREPGPRLRILVVDDNHANQILLRQQLKHLGHEVSVRSNGLEALRAVGSHPFDLVITDCQMPVMDGFELTRNLRARGHELPIWGFTAHALPRERELCLAAGMNDCLFKPIGLARLRAALAELGREA, encoded by the coding sequence ATGAACCTCTATCGATCACTGATCCTGCTCTGTCTGCTGTTCATCCAGCCTGCGCTGGCCTTGACCCTGCACAGCCGTCACGACCCCGAGATAGTCCCTCCCCGCTGGTCCAAGGCCGAGCAGGGCTGGTTGCGGCAGGCAAGGCAGCTGCGGGTCGGGCTCCTCGCAGAGGATTACCGCCCCTTCAGCATGATCGTCTCCCGGCACAGGTTCGAGGGGATCTCCGCCGATTACCTCGGCATCCTCGCCCATCTGCTGCAAAAACCCCTGTCACTGCACCGCTTCGCCGACAAGGAGAGCGCCCTGCTCGCCCTGCGCCGGGGAGAAATCGATCTGGTCAACCTCGGCAACCTGACCCTGGCGGACACCGAGGCCTCCGGGATCCGGCTCAGCCGGCCCTACTTCAGCAGCGCCCTGGTCTTCTCGACCCCCAAACCCTATCAGGGTCCCCTGCTGACCCCGGGCCAGCGCGTCGCCGCCGTTGCGGGGCAGATTGATCCCCAGAGGTTCAGGCTCTACTACCCCACCCTCACCCTGGTGACCCACCCCTCCAACATGGAGGCCTTCGACGCCGTCTTCTTCGGCCGCCAGGAGATACTGCTCAGCGACGCCCACGCCATGCACTATCTCAACAGCGAGCGCTTCGACCACCTCAGGCTGCGCGGCGAGGCACAACCCAGCCTGGCACCGGCCGACTTTCGCTTCGCGCTCTCCGCCCGCGTGCCGGCCCTGCTCGGCCTCATCAACCGCGGCCTGGAGGCCATCGACGACGGGACCCGCAATGCCATCTTCAGCCAGTGGAACGGGCCCATACGTGACATGAATGACAGCGCGAGCGAGCGCTATGACGCCGCCGAGCGGGCCTGGATACGCCAGTCACCCCCCATCAGGGTGTGGCTGATGGACAACCTCTACCCCTATGGCGCCCTGGATCACGACGGCCAGCTCACCGGCATGACGGTCGACATGCTGGCCAAGGTGAGCAAACGCACCGGCCTCTCCTTCGAGTTCATCCGTTTCGACTCCGACCGGCAGCGGGACAAGGCCATCCGATCGGGGCGCCTCGATCTCATCGGTGCCATCTCCCGGCCCGTGGCCGAGCGCTATGGCCTGCGCCCCTCGGTCCCCTATGCCACGGACGACATCTACGTGATCCTCACCCATCAGGGGGAGGAGAGCATTGATTCGCTGCAGAGTCTGGCGGGCAAGCGCCTGGGGATCACCCGCTACAACCCGCTCGCCGATCAGCTGGAGGACAGCAGGCTCACCATCATGGAGAGCGCCGAGGAGGCGATGCAGGCCGTCGAGGGGGGCAGGCTGGATGCCGCCATAGTGCCGCTCTATTTTGCCCGCCACGCCCTGGACAATGATCCGCGAACCCGGCTGCGCATCGCGGGGCCCGCCGATGACGAGCCCATCCGGATGGGCTTTGCCAGCCAGCCCGGCAACGAGATGCTGATGAATATCCTCGACAAGACCCTGCTCGCCATCCCGCCCAACGAGCTGGCCATGGTGAGCTACGAGTGGCGCAACCGCAAACTGCCGGTGCCCGGCTTTATCGAGCGCCACGCCCACGCCTTCTACCTGTTGTTTGCGGTACTCTTCGCCCTGGCCCTGGTGCTGCTCTACCGCAACCTCATGCTCAAGCGGCTGGCCCGCGCCGAGCAGGCCTCCCGCCAGCAGCTGGAGGCCCACGTGAGGTTCATCAAGGCGCTCGGGGAGAGCCAGCCCCACCCCATAGTGGTGCGCGACAAGAGCGGCAAGGTATTGCTGTGCAACAGCAAATACCTGGCCCAGCTCGGTGCCCGCCCGGAAGAGGTCATGGGGCACCCCTTCGTCCAGGGACTGGAAGGACTGATCGACTCCCAGAGCATCGCCGCCCTGGAGCAGGACTTTGCCAAGGTGCTGCAGCATGGCCAGCCCATCTTCGTCGATCGGATTTTCAACCGCGAAGGGAGCCAGACCCACATCTATCACTGGATGGTGCCCTACTTCGATGGCGAGGGCGTCATCAGCGGGGTGATCGATGGCTGGATCGACATCACGGACCGCAAGCAGCTGGAGGAGGCCCTGCGCCAGGCCAAGCTGCAGGCCGACAGCGCCAGCCGGGCCAAGAGCGACTTTCTCGCCACCATGAGTCACGAGATCCGTACCCCCATGAACGCCATCCTCGGCATGCTGGAACTCGCCACCGAGGATCCCGCCCTCAGTCGTCACAGCGCCGAGCTGCTGCGCATCGCCGCGGACTCGGCGCACGGTCTGCTGGATCTGCTCGGTGATACCCTGGATATCTCCAGCATAGAGGCGGGCCAGATGACCCTGACCCCGACCCCCTGCGAGCTTACGCCGCTGCTGCTGTCGGTCACCCGGGTGTTCGGGGGCATGGCCGGGCAAAAGGGGGTGGCCTATCGCGTCGAGCTGCCCGGCGCCCCCCTGCCGACTGTGCTGATCGATTCCCTTCGACTGCGCCAGATCCTCTTCAACCTGATCGGCAACGCCATCAAGTTCACGGAGCAGGGCGAGGTGAGCATCAGCGCCGCCCTGACGGGAGACACCCTGCAGGCCCCCGTGCTGCACCTGGTCATCGCAGATACCGGGGTCGGCATCCCGGCGGACAAGCTGCCCCAGCTGTTCACCCCCTTCTACCGTGCGCACTCCCCCCAGCAGTACCCGGGCAGCGGCCTTGGCCTGAACCTGGCCCGCATCCTGTGCCAGATGATGGGAGGAGAGATAGGCATCGACAGCGAGACGGGACGGGGGACCCGCCTCGAGATAAGACTGCCCCTGACCCTGGCCACCCCGGCTCTCCCGCAGGTGACGGCCACCCTCCTCCCTCCCCGGGAGCCAGGGCCCCGGCTGCGGATACTGGTGGTGGATGACAACCATGCCAACCAGATCCTGCTGCGCCAGCAGCTCAAGCACCTGGGACACGAGGTGAGCGTGCGCAGCAACGGGCTGGAGGCCTTGCGCGCCGTCGGCAGCCACCCCTTCGACCTCGTCATCACCGACTGCCAGATGCCGGTGATGGACGGCTTCGAACTGACCCGCAACCTGCGCGCCCGTGGTCATGAGCTGCCGATCTGGGGCTTTACCGCCCACGCCTTGCCCAGGGAGCGGGAGCTCTGCCTGGCCGCCGGCATGAACGACTGCCTGTTCAAGCCCATAGGCCTCGCCCGCCTGCGCGCGGCGCTGGCCGAACTCGGCCGGGAGGCATGA
- a CDS encoding class III extradiol ring-cleavage dioxygenase, producing the protein MAIAPVWFISHGAPDLVLRDQPATQFLKQLRLEGVRGLVVISAHWFSRSELQLNVEPSPALMYDFYGFPEPLYQIRWPAKSPQWLQEAVGDQLLLAGLPATAVHRELDHGVWSPLSLMDPQSELPLVQLSIPAGFTPAQLWQLGEALQGLRAQGIGILASGAITHNLRALGPDDSPVPRWASAFVHWLEQTMDEGDRAALEDYRARAPGAVESHPHDDHLRPLFVALGAAGSDRPNRLHQSWDYGSLYMGAYRFG; encoded by the coding sequence ATGGCTATCGCCCCCGTCTGGTTCATCTCCCACGGCGCCCCGGATCTGGTGCTGCGGGATCAGCCTGCCACCCAGTTCCTGAAACAGCTGCGCCTTGAGGGCGTCAGGGGACTGGTGGTGATCTCGGCCCACTGGTTCAGCCGCAGCGAGCTGCAGCTCAACGTCGAGCCGAGCCCGGCCCTGATGTACGACTTCTACGGCTTCCCCGAGCCCCTCTATCAAATCCGCTGGCCGGCCAAGAGCCCCCAGTGGCTGCAGGAGGCGGTGGGCGATCAGCTGCTGCTGGCGGGCCTGCCCGCCACTGCGGTACACCGGGAGCTGGATCACGGGGTCTGGTCGCCCCTCTCCCTGATGGATCCCCAGAGCGAACTCCCCCTGGTGCAGCTCTCCATCCCGGCTGGCTTCACCCCGGCCCAGCTGTGGCAACTGGGGGAGGCGCTGCAGGGCCTGCGCGCCCAGGGCATAGGCATCCTCGCCTCCGGCGCCATCACCCACAACCTGAGGGCGCTCGGGCCGGACGACAGCCCGGTGCCACGCTGGGCAAGCGCCTTCGTGCACTGGCTGGAGCAGACCATGGATGAGGGTGACAGGGCGGCGCTGGAAGATTATCGGGCCCGGGCACCTGGCGCCGTGGAGTCCCATCCCCATGACGATCACCTGCGCCCGCTGTTCGTGGCGCTCGGGGCGGCGGGAAGCGACAGGCCGAACAGGCTGCACCAGAGCTGGGATTACGGCAGCCTTTATATGGGCGCCTACCGGTTCGGCTGA
- a CDS encoding FKBP-type peptidyl-prolyl cis-trans isomerase, which translates to MKFILIALLVAGVAYYLYSSSNNKKLAEENVRKGAEFLASNKEKPLVTTTASGLQYEVLTQGSGTVHPTATSKVKVHYEGKLLDGTVFDSSVARGEPIEFGLNQVIKGWTEGVQLMVEGEKTRFYIPANLAYGDRAAGKIPPGSVLIFDVELLGIQ; encoded by the coding sequence ATGAAATTCATTCTGATCGCCTTGCTCGTCGCCGGGGTGGCCTACTACCTCTACTCCAGCAGCAACAACAAGAAACTGGCCGAAGAGAACGTGCGCAAGGGCGCCGAGTTCCTCGCCAGCAACAAGGAGAAGCCCCTGGTGACCACCACGGCCTCCGGCCTGCAGTACGAAGTGCTGACCCAGGGCAGCGGCACTGTTCACCCCACCGCCACCAGCAAGGTGAAGGTGCACTACGAGGGCAAGCTGCTGGACGGCACCGTATTCGACAGCTCGGTCGCCCGCGGCGAGCCCATCGAGTTTGGCCTCAATCAGGTGATAAAGGGCTGGACCGAAGGGGTGCAGCTGATGGTGGAAGGGGAGAAGACCCGCTTCTACATCCCCGCCAACCTGGCCTATGGCGACAGGGCTGCCGGTAAAATTCCACCTGGCTCGGTGCTGATCTTCGACGTGGAGCTGCTGGGTATTCAGTAA
- a CDS encoding Na/Pi cotransporter family protein has protein sequence MHSTASSAPQQTRRPGPLFNWLAVITLIYLILVAVGAVSHGFKGFSGGAEGAAQIFAFANNPFVALLLGILATALVQSSSTVTSVIVGLVAGGLPMEMAIPMVMGANLGTTITNTIVSLGHIRDRGEFRRAFAAATVHDFFNLLAVFIFLPLELMFGLLQQSAEWISVLLMGSADMSMKGMDFMKPLISPSLDLIDAVVAFLPGKGPAIATIVIGILLILGCVTSLGKVLQRVMVGRAKELLHKALGRGPLTGIASGTLMTVMVQSSSTTTSLMIPLAGGGVFTTRQLYPFTLGANIGTTITALLAATAISGAGAQLALTIALVHVLFNLFAVVLIYGVPFLRELPIKAAETLARVGSENKLLALGYVAGLFFALPALMMVAAK, from the coding sequence ATGCACAGCACCGCATCTTCCGCACCCCAGCAGACCCGCCGTCCCGGCCCCCTGTTCAACTGGCTCGCGGTGATCACGCTGATCTACCTGATCCTGGTCGCCGTTGGCGCCGTCTCCCACGGCTTCAAGGGCTTCTCCGGCGGCGCCGAGGGCGCGGCCCAGATCTTCGCTTTCGCCAACAACCCCTTCGTCGCCCTGCTGCTCGGCATCCTGGCCACCGCCCTGGTGCAATCCTCCAGCACTGTCACCTCGGTGATCGTCGGCCTGGTGGCCGGTGGCCTGCCCATGGAGATGGCCATCCCCATGGTGATGGGGGCCAACCTCGGCACCACCATCACCAACACCATCGTTTCCCTCGGCCACATCCGGGACAGAGGCGAGTTTCGCCGCGCCTTCGCCGCCGCCACAGTACACGACTTCTTCAACCTGCTGGCGGTCTTCATCTTCCTGCCCCTTGAGCTGATGTTCGGCCTGCTGCAGCAAAGCGCCGAGTGGATCTCAGTCCTGCTGATGGGCTCCGCCGACATGTCGATGAAGGGGATGGACTTCATGAAGCCCCTCATCTCGCCGTCGCTGGATCTCATCGACGCGGTCGTAGCCTTCCTGCCGGGCAAGGGCCCCGCCATCGCCACCATCGTCATCGGCATACTGCTGATCCTGGGTTGCGTCACCAGCCTCGGCAAGGTGCTGCAACGGGTCATGGTGGGCCGCGCCAAGGAGCTGCTGCACAAGGCCCTGGGCCGTGGCCCCCTGACCGGCATCGCCTCCGGTACCCTGATGACGGTGATGGTGCAGTCCTCCTCCACCACCACCAGCCTGATGATCCCCCTGGCCGGCGGCGGCGTCTTCACCACCCGTCAGCTCTACCCCTTCACCCTGGGGGCCAACATAGGCACCACCATCACAGCCCTGCTGGCCGCCACCGCCATCAGCGGTGCCGGTGCCCAGCTGGCGCTGACCATCGCCCTGGTCCACGTGCTGTTCAACCTGTTTGCCGTGGTGCTCATCTACGGGGTCCCTTTCCTGCGGGAGCTGCCCATCAAGGCCGCCGAGACCCTGGCCAGGGTCGGCAGCGAGAACAAGCTGCTGGCGCTGGGCTATGTGGCCGGGCTCTTCTTCGCCCTGCCCGCCCTGATGATGGTGGCGGCGAAGTAA
- a CDS encoding APC family permease: protein MWQVVVMGLAYLTPMAVFDTFAIVGDITEGRVATAYLLALGGILLTAFSYGHLVRRFPSAGSAYTYAQKVFHPYVGFMVGWSSLLDYMFMPMINILLAKIYLTAMFPNVDPWIFIFGLVTVMTFLNLRGIKLVANLNGFIVFIQVAIILTFLGLIAWGLLHGEGTGTLLSSRPFHVESAGMLPLFTGATILCFSFLGFDGLSSLSEETPNAGKVIPRAIVLTALIGGIIFVTVSYSLQLFFPDLARFKEPDAVLPEIALYVGGTLFQSVVLVCTTAAVLASGMAAHAGVSRILYVMGRDRMIPERVFGYIHPTWRTPAINVLLVGALALSAVSFDLDMALALVNFGALVAFTFVNLSVIGQFWVREQRNKSLKEHLLFLVLPLLGAATIGALWINLEQSSLELGLIWAGIGVTYLFLRLAVFRIPFRQYEETADGQ, encoded by the coding sequence ATGTGGCAGGTGGTGGTGATGGGCCTGGCCTATCTGACCCCCATGGCCGTGTTCGACACCTTCGCCATCGTCGGTGACATCACCGAGGGCCGGGTCGCCACCGCCTACCTGCTGGCATTGGGCGGCATCCTGCTGACCGCCTTCAGCTACGGCCACCTGGTGCGTCGCTTCCCGTCCGCAGGCTCCGCCTACACCTATGCCCAGAAGGTGTTCCACCCCTATGTGGGCTTCATGGTGGGCTGGTCTTCCCTGCTCGACTACATGTTCATGCCGATGATCAACATACTGCTGGCCAAGATCTATCTGACCGCCATGTTCCCGAACGTCGATCCCTGGATCTTCATCTTCGGCCTGGTGACGGTGATGACCTTCCTGAACCTGCGCGGCATCAAGCTGGTGGCCAACCTCAATGGCTTCATCGTCTTTATCCAGGTTGCCATCATCCTCACCTTCCTCGGCCTCATCGCCTGGGGACTGCTGCACGGCGAAGGAACCGGCACCCTGCTGAGCAGCCGCCCCTTCCACGTTGAGTCCGCCGGCATGCTGCCGCTGTTCACCGGCGCCACCATTCTCTGCTTCTCCTTCCTCGGCTTCGACGGCCTGAGCTCCCTGTCGGAAGAGACCCCGAACGCCGGCAAGGTGATCCCCCGTGCCATAGTGCTGACCGCGCTCATCGGCGGCATCATCTTCGTCACCGTCTCCTACAGCCTGCAGCTCTTCTTCCCGGACCTGGCCCGCTTCAAGGAGCCGGATGCCGTGCTGCCTGAGATCGCCCTCTACGTCGGCGGCACCCTGTTCCAGAGCGTGGTGCTGGTGTGCACCACGGCGGCCGTGCTCGCCTCCGGCATGGCGGCCCACGCCGGCGTCTCGCGCATCCTCTACGTGATGGGGCGCGATCGCATGATCCCGGAGCGGGTGTTCGGCTACATCCACCCCACCTGGCGCACCCCGGCCATCAACGTGCTGCTGGTGGGGGCCCTGGCCCTCTCCGCGGTGTCCTTCGATCTGGACATGGCGCTGGCGCTGGTGAACTTCGGCGCCCTGGTGGCCTTCACCTTCGTCAACCTGTCGGTCATCGGCCAGTTCTGGGTGCGCGAGCAGCGCAACAAGAGCCTGAAGGAGCACCTGCTGTTCCTGGTGCTGCCGCTGCTGGGGGCCGCCACCATAGGCGCGCTCTGGATCAACCTGGAGCAGAGCTCCCTGGAGCTTGGCCTCATCTGGGCGGGGATCGGGGTCACCTACCTCTTCCTGCGCCTGGCGGTGTTCCGCATCCCCTTCCGTCAGTACGAGGAAACGGCCGACGGCCAGTAA
- a CDS encoding APC family permease, with protein MAPRPARLKQTLTLWQVVVMGLAYMTPMVVFDTFGIVTDITQGHVTTAYLLALVGVLFTASSYSKMVRHYPIAGSAYTYAQREFSPVVGFMVGWSSLLDYIFLPMINMLLAKIYLSALFPGVEPWIFILGMTVLMTAINLRGIDLVANLNGLIIFIQVAIMLVFLGLLAHGVYQGEGFGTLSLQPIYSSSTEILPLLTGATILCFSFLGFDSLSALSEETPEAGKVIPRAIILTALLGGLIFVVVAYALQLYFPDASRFKAPDAVLPEIALYVGGKLFQSVVLVCACVAVLASGLSSHAGVSRILYVMGRDKVLPQRTFGYIHPKWRTPVFNILLVGLLALSAVSFDLEIALALINFGALVAFTVVNLSVISCYYLRQGRNKTWQDRLQYLVLPLLGAGTVAILWLNLEQTSLVLGLIWAAIGGIYLFLRTTVWRVSLPSQQAASLASSGLAPLSSTPE; from the coding sequence ATGGCCCCACGCCCTGCGCGACTGAAACAAACCCTGACCCTGTGGCAAGTGGTCGTGATGGGCCTGGCCTACATGACCCCCATGGTGGTGTTCGATACCTTCGGCATCGTCACCGACATCACCCAGGGTCATGTCACCACCGCCTACCTGCTGGCCCTGGTCGGGGTGCTCTTCACCGCCTCCAGCTACAGCAAGATGGTGCGTCACTACCCGATCGCGGGCTCGGCCTACACCTATGCCCAGCGGGAGTTCTCCCCCGTGGTGGGCTTCATGGTGGGCTGGTCCTCCCTGCTCGACTACATCTTCCTGCCGATGATCAACATGCTGCTGGCCAAGATCTATCTGAGCGCCCTCTTCCCCGGCGTCGAGCCCTGGATCTTCATCCTCGGCATGACGGTGCTGATGACCGCCATCAACCTGCGCGGCATCGATCTGGTGGCTAACCTCAACGGCCTCATCATCTTCATCCAGGTGGCCATCATGCTGGTCTTCCTCGGCCTGCTCGCTCATGGGGTCTATCAGGGGGAAGGGTTCGGCACCCTCAGCCTGCAGCCCATCTACAGCAGCAGCACAGAGATCTTGCCGCTGCTGACCGGGGCCACCATCCTCTGCTTCTCCTTCCTCGGCTTCGACAGCCTGAGCGCCCTCTCCGAGGAGACCCCGGAGGCCGGCAAGGTGATCCCCAGGGCCATCATCCTGACCGCCCTGCTTGGCGGCCTCATCTTCGTGGTGGTGGCCTATGCCCTGCAGCTCTACTTCCCGGATGCCTCCCGCTTCAAGGCGCCGGACGCCGTGCTGCCGGAGATCGCCCTCTACGTCGGCGGCAAGCTGTTCCAGAGCGTGGTGCTGGTCTGTGCCTGCGTGGCGGTGCTGGCCTCGGGGCTCTCCTCCCACGCCGGGGTCTCCCGCATCCTCTACGTGATGGGACGGGACAAGGTGCTGCCCCAGCGCACCTTCGGCTACATCCATCCCAAGTGGCGCACCCCGGTGTTCAACATACTGCTGGTGGGCCTGCTGGCCTTGTCGGCCGTCAGCTTCGATCTGGAGATCGCCCTGGCGCTGATCAACTTTGGCGCCCTGGTGGCCTTCACCGTGGTCAATCTGTCGGTGATCTCCTGCTACTACCTGCGTCAGGGGCGCAACAAAACCTGGCAGGATCGCCTGCAATACCTGGTGCTGCCCCTGCTCGGGGCAGGGACTGTGGCCATACTCTGGCTCAACCTGGAGCAGACCTCCCTGGTGCTGGGGCTGATCTGGGCCGCCATCGGCGGGATTTACCTGTTTTTGCGCACCACCGTCTGGCGGGTCTCGCTACCGAGCCAGCAGGCGGCAAGCCTTGCCAGCAGCGGGCTGGCCCCCCTGTCGTCGACCCCGGAATAG
- the gabT gene encoding 4-aminobutyrate--2-oxoglutarate transaminase, with translation MSQSEQHSNQAWQARREAAVVQGVGTLLPVFIDRAQNAELWDVEGNRYIDFASGIAVLNTGHNHPKVVAAVREQLEKFSHTCFQVTPYPGYIKLAEKLNALVPGPTPKRTLFLSTGAEAVENAIKIARAHTGRSGTIAFKGGFHGRTMMGMALTGKVVPYKTGFGPFPGEVYHLPFPADYLGVSEADALAALDLCFSADIEPARVAAIIIEPVQGEGGFYVASPSFLQALRKICDQHGILLICDEIQTGFCRTGKTFATEYSGVEPDIMTLAKSLAGGFPLSAVVGKSEVMNAAKPGGLGGTYAGSPIACAAALAVLEVIEEERLNQQALVQGEQIKARLHQLAERFDSIGNIRGPGAMVAMELVKGRDAIKPDPDLTKRLVAEAGKRGLVLLACGVRANVIRFLAPLTASPALIDEGLDLLEQALAAASQG, from the coding sequence ATGAGTCAGTCAGAACAGCATTCAAACCAGGCGTGGCAAGCGCGCCGCGAAGCGGCCGTGGTACAGGGCGTCGGCACCCTGCTGCCGGTCTTCATCGACCGGGCGCAAAACGCCGAGCTGTGGGACGTGGAGGGCAACCGTTACATCGATTTTGCCTCCGGCATCGCCGTGCTCAACACCGGCCACAACCACCCCAAGGTGGTCGCCGCCGTGCGCGAGCAGCTCGAGAAGTTCAGCCACACCTGCTTCCAGGTCACCCCCTACCCGGGCTATATCAAGCTTGCCGAGAAGCTCAACGCCCTGGTGCCGGGCCCGACCCCCAAGCGTACCCTCTTCCTCTCCACCGGTGCCGAGGCGGTGGAGAACGCCATCAAGATAGCCCGCGCCCACACCGGCCGCAGCGGCACCATCGCCTTCAAGGGCGGCTTCCACGGCCGCACCATGATGGGTATGGCGCTCACCGGCAAGGTGGTGCCCTACAAGACCGGCTTCGGCCCCTTCCCGGGGGAGGTCTATCACCTCCCCTTCCCGGCCGACTACCTGGGGGTGAGCGAGGCCGATGCCCTTGCGGCGCTGGATCTCTGCTTCAGCGCCGACATCGAACCGGCCCGGGTGGCCGCCATCATCATAGAGCCGGTGCAGGGTGAGGGTGGCTTCTATGTCGCCTCCCCGAGCTTCCTGCAAGCGCTGCGCAAGATCTGCGATCAGCACGGCATACTGCTCATCTGCGACGAGATCCAGACAGGTTTCTGTCGCACCGGCAAGACCTTCGCCACCGAATACAGCGGCGTCGAGCCGGACATCATGACCCTCGCCAAGAGCCTGGCCGGCGGCTTCCCGCTCTCCGCCGTGGTGGGCAAGAGCGAGGTGATGAACGCCGCCAAGCCAGGTGGCCTGGGGGGTACCTATGCGGGCTCCCCCATCGCCTGCGCCGCCGCCCTGGCGGTGCTGGAGGTCATCGAGGAGGAGCGCCTGAACCAGCAGGCCCTGGTGCAGGGGGAGCAGATCAAGGCGCGCCTGCACCAGCTGGCGGAGCGATTTGACAGCATAGGCAACATCCGCGGCCCCGGCGCCATGGTGGCCATGGAGCTGGTCAAGGGGCGCGATGCCATCAAACCGGACCCGGATCTCACCAAACGGCTGGTGGCAGAGGCAGGCAAACGGGGCCTGGTGCTGCTGGCCTGCGGCGTGCGTGCCAACGTCATCCGCTTCCTCGCCCCCCTCACCGCCTCCCCGGCGCTGATCGACGAGGGACTCGACCTGCTGGAGCAGGCGCTGGCCGCCGCCAGTCAGGGCTAG